The sequence NNNNNNNNNNNNNNNNNNNNNNNNNNNNNNNNNNNNNNNNNNNNNNNNNNNNNNNNNNNNNNNNNNNNNNNNNNNNNNNNNNNNNNNNNNNNNNNNNNNNNNNNNNNNNNNNNNNNNNNNNNNNNNNNNNNNNNNNNNNNNNNNNNNNNNNNNNNNNNNNNNNNNNNNNNNNNNNNNNNNNNNNNNNNNNNNNNNNNNNNNNNNNNNNNNNNNNNNNNNNNNNNNNNNNNNNNNNNNNNNNNNNNNNNNNNNNNCAATACCCAGACACTgcctcccaccccccatcccttcTCGCATACCCAATCCCGGCCCCCCCAACCAATACCCAGACCCTgcctcccaccccccatcccttcTCGCACACCCAACCCCGGCCCCCCAACCCATTACCCAGCCCCTGCctccaaccccactgtccacctcAGACACCCAACCCCGGCCCCCCAACCCATTACCCAGCCCCtacctcccaccccccatcccacctcgCTCACCTAACCCCAGCCCCCCAACCCATTACCCAGACCCTgcctccaaccccaccctccacctcgcaCACCCAACCCGGCCCCCCAACCCATTACCCAGACCCTgcctccaaccccaccctccacctcgcaCACTCAACCCCGGCCCCCCAACCCATTACCCAGCCCCTGCctccaaccccactgtccacctcAGACACCCAACCCCGGCCTCCCAACCCATTACCCCAGTCCCTGcctccatccccccatcccacctCGCACACCCAATCCCGGCCCCCCAAACCAATACCCAGACCCTGcttccaaccccaccctccacctcgcaCACCCAACCCGGCCCCCCCCAAACCAATACCCAGACACTgcctcccaccccccatcccttcTCGCACACCCAACCCCGGCCCCCAACCCATTACCCAGACCCtgcctcccacccccatcccatctcGCATACCAAACCCGGCCCCCCACCAGCGACAACACTCACTGAAAAGTCAGCGTCCTCGGCGCGGAGGTGATTGGCGATGTagtgcactccctccagtgccctgATGATGCTGGGGGAGAGCAGCAACAGGGATTCACCCTGACTGCCATTATTCAGGCTGTTTCTCTGGCTGTGATTGGCTCTCCCTCTCGGGTACCTGCTGGGTTCATGGTGACACTGATACCCGTGACTGCGGAGTTCCGTtggcctggggtggcacaggggcaGGCTGAAACAGGGGGCATCACGCTGTGTTGTGGGGCAGCTCGTGGAGGGGTCGATCTTCAACTCCAGCAGGCTAAAATGATTGGTGAATGTTTCCGCCTTGGGTCCGGGCCTCTTCATGAAGAGCCAACGTGGAATGAAATCCAGGAAAACCTTTCGTACCCACCGGGGCATCTTGTGTGTGTTGGGCGAGCGATGATGAACATTGAGGACAAAGACGGTGATGACAATGGAGAGAGTGACGAAGATCATGGTGAAGAGCAGGTATTCGCCGATTAAAGGGATgaccagggaggtggaggggatgaTCTCTGTTATCAGCAGCAggaagacagtgagggagagcaaCACCGATATACAAAGTGTGATCTTCTCTCCACAGCCTGATGGTAAATAGAAGACCAGAACAGTTAGACAGGAGATGAGCAAACAGGGAATGATGAGGTTAATGGTGTAGAAGAGGGGGAGCCTCCGGATAATGAAAGAGTATGTGATATCGACATACACCTCAGAGCAACAGTCATACTTCTTTCTGTTGTAAATTCCCACAGCGTTGACTATTGCCCACTCGCCACTCTCCCAATAGTCCTTGAGATCCACGTTCCTGCCCATGCTCCTCAAATCAATCTTAGACTTGTCGTGGGTCCAGGAACCAAATTTCATTTTGCAATTCTGCTGGTCGAATGGGAAGAATGTGACGTCAATGCTGCAGGAGCTCTTGTAGATGGCTGGGGGCACCCACTGAACTCTGCCCGTAGAGTAGAGGTGAGCCTTTGTCATG comes from Scyliorhinus canicula chromosome 1, sScyCan1.1, whole genome shotgun sequence and encodes:
- the chrna2b gene encoding neuronal acetylcholine receptor subunit alpha-2 — protein: MRKSGMFCHLSMDNRVLRGCHLLLTFSIFLGRSIYCQEKTRSQAEERLFKHLFTGYNRWTRPVANTSDAVIVNFGLSIAQLIDVDEKNQMMTTNVWLKQEWYDYKLTWNPLEFDNVTSIRVPSEMIWIPDIVLYNNADGEFAVTHMTKAHLYSTGRVQWVPPAIYKSSCSIDVTFFPFDQQNCKMKFGSWTHDKSKIDLRSMGRNVDLKDYWESGEWAIVNAVGIYNRKKYDCCSEVYVDITYSFIIRRLPLFYTINLIIPCLLISCLTVLVFYLPSGCGEKITLCISVLLSLTVFLLLITEIIPSTSLVIPLIGEYLLFTMIFVTLSIVITVFVLNVHHRSPNTHKMPRWVRKVFLDFIPRWLFMKRPGPKAETFTNHFSLLELKIDPSTSCPTTQRDAPCFSLPLCHPRPTELRSHGYQCHHEPSRYPRGRANHSQRNSLNNGSQGESLLLLSPSIIRALEGVHYIANHLRAEDADFSEFRRTGVTELFI